One stretch of Streptomyces hygroscopicus DNA includes these proteins:
- a CDS encoding 5-formyltetrahydrofolate cyclo-ligase — protein MRSRLTADDIEKAGAALACRALELPEIAGAATAAAYVSVGSEPGTHALREALRARGVRVLLPVLLEDDDLDWGEDEGPERLVPARRGLLEPEGPRLGPEAVTRADVVLLPGLAVDRRGMRLGRGGGSYDRVLARLAGAGADPALVVLLYDGELLDEVPEEGHDRPVHAAVTPSGLHRFTPRPR, from the coding sequence ATGAGGTCCAGGTTGACGGCGGATGACATCGAGAAGGCCGGCGCCGCTCTGGCGTGTCGTGCCCTGGAGCTTCCCGAGATCGCCGGGGCGGCCACGGCGGCAGCCTATGTGTCCGTGGGGAGCGAGCCCGGTACGCACGCCCTGAGGGAGGCCCTGCGCGCCCGGGGGGTGCGGGTGCTGCTTCCGGTGCTGCTCGAGGACGACGATCTCGACTGGGGCGAGGACGAGGGGCCGGAGCGGCTGGTGCCCGCCCGGCGCGGCCTGCTGGAGCCCGAGGGGCCGCGGCTCGGCCCCGAGGCGGTGACCCGGGCGGACGTGGTGCTGCTGCCCGGGCTCGCGGTGGACCGGCGCGGGATGCGGCTGGGCCGCGGCGGCGGCTCGTACGACCGGGTGCTGGCCCGGCTGGCGGGCGCGGGGGCCGATCCGGCGCTGGTGGTGCTGCTGTACGACGGTGAACTGCTGGACGAGGTGCCCGAGGAGGGCCACGACCGCCCGGTGCACGCGGCGGTGACCCCGTCGGGCCTCCACCGCTTCACGCCGCGGCCCCGCTGA